Part of the Streptomyces europaeiscabiei genome is shown below.
ACGTCGCGCCGCTCGCCAACCAGCAGGCGCCCGCCTATCTGCAGCAGTACAAGGCCAAGGGCGCCCGCACGATCCCCACCGACGTGGTGGACCTGCTCAACCTGCTGTGGGCGCCGGCCTCCGTGCTGGGCGACTCCTCGAAGGTGGCCGCCGTCGCCGCGTACATCCCGTACTGGGCGAAGGGCGCGGTCTGGCAGTACGAGAACCCGGACATCTGGAACGAGGAGTTCTACGTGAAGACCCAGAACCTGAACCTCGCGCAGGCGGAGTCGATCAGCGAACTCGCCAACAAGCCGCTCTTCCCGCCCAGTTGGGACGAGGCGATCAAGTGGGAGCAGGAGACCGCGGATCTGCTGGCGGAGGGTGGCTTCGTGAAGAAGTTCGACGTCGGCACGCTCTTCGACCGGCGGTTCGAGGGGATCGCGGCGAAGGCCGTGGCCGCGGAGTACCGGAAGTGAGCGCCGTGACCACCAGTGCCGCCCGGGTCCGCACGACCGCCGTAGGCACGGTCGAGGCCGTGGAGGAGACCTCCCAGGTCCGCAGGCGCCGACGTCTCTCCCCCGGCAAGCGGCTGCCCGCCTCCCGGCTCGTCGGGCCGGTGCTGTTCCTCGCCCTCTGGGCCGTCGCCTCCGCCGCCGGGCAACTCGACCCGGCGGCGATCCCGGCGCCCTGGACGGTGCTGGAGACGGGCGTCCGTCTGTGGACCGGGGGGACGCTGACGACGGACATCACGACCTCGTTGCAGCGGGCCGGATCCGGGTTCGTGATCGGGCTGACCGCCGGCGTCGCGCTCGCCCTGGCCTCCGGGCTCAGCCGGGTCGGCGAGGCGCTGATCGACGGGACCGTACAGCTCAACCGGGCGATCCCGACGCTGGGCCTGATCCCGCTGTTCATCCTCTGGCTGGGCATCGGCGAGACCTTCAAGATCGCGATCATCGCCATCGTCGTCTACATCCCCATCTACCTCAACACGCATGCCGCGCTGGCCGGGATCGACAGCCGATTCGTCGAACTCGCCGAGGTGCAGGGTCTGTCGAGGCTGCAGTTCGTCCGGCAGATCGTCATCCCCGGCGCGCTGCCCGGCTTCTTCGTGGGCCTGCGGCTCGGGGTGACCGGCTCCTGGCTGGGCCTGGTCGTGCTGGAGCAGATCAACGCCACCAACGGACTCGGCTACATGATGTTCCAGGCCCAGAACTACGGCCAGAGCGACGTCATCCTCGTCGGCCTGGTCGTCTACGGGATCTTCGGCCTGATCTCCGACAGCGCGGTCCGTCTCATCGAACGGAGGGTGCTGTCATGGCGACGCACGCTGAGCAGCTGACGAACACCGGGCGGACGGCCACCCCTGAGCCGCGAACGGCCACGGCCACCCGGCCTGCCGTGCAACTCCGGGCACTCACCCGGTCGTTCGACGGGCGCAAGGTCCTCGACGGCATCGACCTCGACATCCCCGCCGGGCAGTTCGTGGCCCTGCTCGGGCACAGCGGCTCCGGCAAGAGCACGCTGCTACGGGCGGTCGCCGGGCTCGACCACGAGGTGGTGGGCAGCGGGCGGCTCACCGCGCCGGCCCGGGTGTCCGTCGTCTTCCAGGACTCCCGGCTGCTGCCCTGGCGCCGGGTCCTCGACAACGTGCTGCTCGGCGCGGAGGGCAAGGAGGCCGCGGCCAGGGGCCGCGAGCGCGCCTGGCCGAACGAGCTGTCCGGCGGCGAGGCCCAGCGCGCGGCCCTCGCTCGCTCCCTGGTCCGCGATCCCGAACTGCTGCTGGCCGACGAGCCGTTCGGCGCCCTGGACGCGCTCACCCGGATCAGGATGCACACCCTGCTCAGGCAGCTGTGGGAGCACCACAAGCCCTCCGTCCTGCTCGTCACCCACGACGTCGACGAGGCGATCGTGCTCGCCGACCGCGTCCTCGTGCTCGAGCAGGGGCGCATCGGCCTCGACCTGACCATCGACCGCCCGCACCCGCGCTCGTACCGGGACCCCCTGCTGGGGGAGTACCGCGAGCGACTGCTGATCGCGCTCGGCGTGACGGAGGACCACCAGTGACCTCCGGTGAAACGCCGACGACCCCCGCAGGCCCACCCATCCCCTCCGGCCAACCACCGACAACTCCCGCAGGCCCACCCATCCCCTCCGGCCAACCACCGACAACTCCCGCAGGCCCACCCATCCCCTCCGGCCAACCACCGACGACCCCCACACGGCCGGCCCATGACCTCCGGTGAACCGACCACGACTCCCCGCGGACCGTCGATCGCCTCCGGCAAGCCGCCGACGAGTCCCGCCGGGCCCCGGACGACCGTCACAGAACCGCCCATGACCCCCGAGGACCACCAGTGACATCGAGACAGCTCCACCTCAACGCCTTCCTGATGCACACCGGCCACCACGAGGCGTCGTGGCGGCTTCCGGAGTCCGACCCGTACGCGCACGTCGAGCTGGACCACTATGTGCGGCTGGCCCGGATCGCGGAGCGCGGCACCTTCGACTCGCTCTTCCTGGCCGACGGGCCGCAGCTGTGGGGCAGCGTGGGCCAGCGTCCGGCGGGCGCCCTGGAACCGCTCACCCTGCTCACCGCCCTGGCGACGGCGACCCAGCACATCGGCCTGATCGCCACCGCCTCCACCTCCTACAACTCCCCCTACAACCTGGCCCGCAAGTTCGCCTCGCTCGACATCCTCAGCGGCGGCCGGGCCGGCTGGAACATCGTCACCACCGCCGGCGCGGAGGCAGCCCGCAACTTCGGTCTCGACGCCGAGCCCGCACACGCCCAGCGGTACGCGCGGGCCTCCGAGTTCCTCGACGTGGCCCTGAAGCTCTGGGACAGCTGGGAGGACGACGCGATCGTCGCCGACAAGGCGTCCGGTGTCTGGGCCGACGACACGAAGATCCATCCGCCCCGGCACCGGGGGACGTACTTCAGCGTCGAGGGCCCGCTCAACGTCCCCCGCTCGCCCCAGGGTTACCCACTGCTCGTGCAGGCCGGGTCGAGCGAGGACGGCAAGACGTTCGCGGCACGGTACGCGGAGGCCGTGTTCACCGCCCAGCAGACCATCGAGGACGCGCAGGCCTTCTACGCCGACCTCAAGTCCCGTACGGCCGCGACCGGCCGGGACCCCGAGCACATCAAGGTACTGCCAGGCATCGTCCCGGTGCTCGGCTCGACGGAGGCCGAGGCGCGGGCGGCCGAGCGGGTCCTGGAGGACCACATCGTGTACACGCACGGGGTGGGCAATCTGGAGCGGTTGCTGCAACTGGACGCGGGGACACTGGAGTTGGACGCCCCGCTCCCCGACGGTCTGCCGCCCGAGAGCGCGATCGAGGGTGCCAAGAGCCGCTACACGCTCGTCGTCGAGCTGGCCCGGCGCGACCGGCTCACCGTGCGGGAGCTGATCGGGCGGCTGGGCGGCGGGCGCGGGCACCTCACCTTCGCCGGGACGCCCGAGCAGGTCGCCGACAAGATCGAGACCTGGTTCACGCGGGGCGCCGCCGACGGCTTCAACATCATGCCCGCGGTCCTGCCGTCCGGCCTCGACGCCTTCGTCGACCACGTCGTCCCGATCCTGCGCGCCCGCGGTCTGCTCCGCACCGAGTACGGCCCGCGCCGGACCCTGCGGGACCGCTACGGCCTGCCGAGGCCCGCCAACCAGCACGTCAGCACGTCCGCACCCGCCCTCGTCTGATCCCCGAAGTCCCGCCGCCCCGAACGTCCGGCCCTCGAAAGTCCAGCCCTCGAAAGTCCGGCCCAGAAAGAAAGCACGCCATGACCATCGACATCCAGAAGGTCACCGCCCACATCGGCGCCCGTGTCTCCGGCGTCGACATCTCCGAGCCCCTCGACGAGGAGACGGTGCCGCCCTGCGCGAGGCCCTCAACGTCCACAGGGCGCTCGTCTTCGACGACGTGAACCTCGACGACGAGACCCACCAGGCCTTCGTCCGCCACTTCGGCGACATCACCACCGCCCACCCGACGGTGGCCGCCGTCGAGGGGGCCGCGAACGTCCTGCCCGTGGACAGCGAGCGGGGGCGCGCCAACCACTGGCACACCGACGTCACGTTCGTCCTCAACCCGCCGCAGGCCACCACCCTGCGCAGCATCACGATCCCGCCGTACGGCGGCGAGACCCTGATCGCGAACTCGGCGGCGGCCTACCGTGACCTGCCCGAACCACTGCGGCGGCTGGCCGACGGCCTGTGGGCCGAGCACACCAACGACTACGACTACGCGGTGCCGGACGAGGAGATCGACGCGGAGCGGGCCGAGCAGCGCGCCCGGTTCACGTCGATCAAGTACCGCACGGTCCACCCGGTGGTCCGCGTCCACCCTCCCCCACTTCTCGACTTCGCTCGAAGCGGGGGGACCCCCATCCGGTGAACGCGGGCTGTTCATCGGCGGTTTCGCGCAGCGGATCGTGGGCCTGTCGCTCGGCGAGTCCCGCAAGCTCCTCGACCTGCTCCGGTCGTACGTGACCCGGCCGGAGAACGTGCTGCGCCACCGCTGGTCGGAGAACCAGCTCGTCGTCTTCGACAACCGCATCACCCAGCACTACGCCATCGACAACTACGACGGCCTGCCGCGCCGGCTGCACCGGGTGACCGTCGCCGGTGACGTGCCGGCGGGCATCGAGGGCACGGAGAGCCACTCGGTCGAGGGGGACGCCTCGCACTACACGTCCGTGGCCTCGCAGCCCGTGCCCGTGCCCGTGGCGGCCTGACCCCGTCGCCGCGGAGCCGGGCGGCGGCCCCGCCGGGGCCCGTGCCGCGCGGGCACAGCCGGCGCCCGACGCGTCCGGAAAGCGGACAGCCCTTCCGTTTCCACGGAAGGGCTGTCCGTGGTGGTGGGCGTCCTCCGGGCCGTCGATCGTCGTCGTCCACGCCCACTCCGGGCTCCTCGCCATGGCGGTGACGCGGACGCTCGGCGAGATGCGCGCCACGCACCCCTCTTCGGGCTCCCTCTCGGCCCTCACCGAACACGCCATCCGCCCACGGGCGGGCTTCGTGGCCGGTCGGCCGGTCGTTCCGGGTACTGGCGCGTCTTCGTCCTGACGGCCCGGGAGCCGAGGCGCGGACGCGGTCGTACCGGTCGGGCGGGACGGCGCTGTTCCTGGCGGCGCCCGGATGTGCCCGACAGAGGGCGCGCCGCCCGCTGACACACCTCGCATGCTTCAGGGCCCTCGCGCCGACACACCTCGCATGCTTCAGGGCCCTCGCGCGGAGGACGGACGGTCGGTTCGCGCGAGGGCCCTTTCGCGTGCCCGAACACGCCCCACCAGCCTCTTGCTGCTAGCGTGCACTTGCAAGTAGTTTGCAATAAGAGGTCGGAGGGGACCCCCATGCCCGTCTACACGCTTCCCGAACTGCCGTACGACTACGCCGCGCTCGCACCCGTCATCAGCCCCGAGATCATCGAGCTGCACCACGACAAGCACCACGCGGCGTACGTCAAGGGAGCCAACGACACGCTCGACCAGCTCGCGGAGGCGCGCGACAAGGAGACGTGGGGCGCGATCAACGGCCTGGAGAAGAACCTGGCCTTCCATCTCTCCGGCCACATCCTGCACTCCATCTACTGGCAGAACATGACCGGCGACGGCGGCGGTGAGCCGCTGGCCGCCGACGGCGTGGGCGAGCTGGCGGACGCCATCACCGAGTCCTTCGGTTCGTTCGCGGGCTTCAAGGCCCAGCTGACCAAGGCCTCCGCCACCACCCAGGGCTCCGGCTGGGGCGTGCTGGCGTACGAGCCGCTCAGTGGGCGACTCATCGTGGAGCAGGTCTACGACCACCAGGGCAACGTCGGCCAGGGCACCACCCCGATCCTCGTCTTCGACGCCTGGGAGCACGCCTTCTACCTGCAGTACAAGAACCAGAAGGTCGACTTCATCGACGCCATGTGGGCCGTCGTCGACTGGCAGGACGTGTCCCGCCGTTACGAGGCCGCCAAGTCCCGCGCGGGCGTGCTGCTGCTGGCCCCCTGAGCAGGCCCCGCCGAGATGTCCTGCTCGTGATCGTCTTCTCAACCTTCACCGGGCAGGCAGAAAGAGGCAGAACCCCCGCGAGGACGTGACCCGCGGGGGTTCTCGCCGTCCGGGACCGGAAAACGCCACCGGCGGGACGCGTTCCGGTCTGACGGTTTCCTGAACTTTCGCCCTATGATCCCGGTTTCCGGCCGGATTCCCGATCCGGCCGACCGGACCGGGAGGTCGCATGTCGACGAGCTACAAGCACTGCCCGCCGTGTGGAGGAAGCAAGCCCCTGCCGTTCTACGAGGCCGACAAGGAAGTGCGGCAGCACCTCGAGTCTCTGGGGAAGAACCCGGCCGGCTGGTGGCGCTGCGCCAACCACGGTGAGAAGGGCCGCTGCCTGTTCGTCCAGCCGTGGGGCAACCAGAGCGAGGGGCTCACCCTCCCGGAGTCCTTCAGGTGACCCGGCCGCTCAGACCAGGTTGCTGAAGTCCGGGCCCTTGGTGCGGGTGCGCTTGAGTTCGTAGAAGCCCGGGACCGAGGCGACCAGGAGGGTGCCGTCCCAGAGCTTGGCGGCCTCCTCGCCCTTCGGGGCGGGGGTGACGACCGGACCGAAGAAGGCTATCTGCTCGCCGTCGGCGCCGGGGACGGCGATGACGGGGGTGCCGACGTCCTGGCCGACCTTGTCGATGCCCTCCTTGTGGGAGGCGCGCAGCTCGGCCTCGTACGGGGTGGAGTCCCAGTGCTCCATGAGGGACTCGGGCAGCCCGACCTCGGCCACCGCGGCGGCGACGACGTCCTTCTCTATGCCCAGGCCCTGGTTGTGCGCACGTGTGCCGATCGCGGTGTAGAGGTCACCGAGGACCTTGGCTCCGTGCTCCTGCTGGGCGGCTATGACGATCCGTACCGGGCCCCAGGCCTTGGTGGCCAGCAGCTCGCGGTACTCCTCGGGCAGGTCGTCGATCTTGGGCTCGTTCAGCACCGCGAGGCTCATCACATGCCAGCGGACCTCGATGTCCCGGACCTTCTCCACCTCCAGGACCCACCGCGAGGTCATCCAGGCCCACGGGCACAGGGGGTCGAACCAGAAGTCGACGGGGGTCTTGCCGGAGGTCTGCTCGGACATGGTTCTCCTTGGACGAGAGTTCGGAAGGCCGTTCGTGTGGGAAGTCGCTTCAGCTGCCAACACCGACGGCCGGGCGTCGCATTCCCACCTGCCCGCCCTCGGACGCGCATGACAGGATCGGGCCTGTCCGCATACTGAACGCCACCTGAACACCACCCCTAGGGAGTGCCGCCCGTGCCCGGTGAGAATCTGTCCCGCGACGAGGCCCAGGAGCGGGCCGCACTGCTGGCCGTCGACGGTTACGAGGTCTCCCTCGACCTGCGGTCAGCCGTCGGCGACACGGATGGCCACAGTGGCGAGCCGCGCACCTTCCGCTCGGTGACGACGATCCGCTTCCGCTGCGCCGACCCGGGCGCCGGCAGCTTCGCCGATCTGATCGCGCCGAGTGTGACGGCCGTCTCCCTCAACGGAAAGGACCTCGACCCGAGCGAGGTCTTCGACGGCTCCCGGATCGCCCTCGACGACCTGGCCGCCGAGAACGAGCTGGTGGTCGACGCCCGGTGCGCCTACTCCCGAACCGGCGAGGGGCTGCACCGCTTCGTCGACCCCGAGGACGGCGAGGTCTATCTCTACACCCAGTACGAGCCGGCGGACTCCCGCCGGGTCTTCGCGAACTTCGAGCAGCCGGACCTCAAGGCTCCCTTCCGCTTCGAGGTGCGCGCGCCCGAGGGGTGGGTCGTGTGGAGCAACGGGGTCGGCGAGCAGACGGACGGGGTGTGGCGGTTCGCGGAGACGAAGCCGATCTCGACGTACATCACGGCGGTCGTCGCGGGCCCGTACCACTATGTGACGGACACCTACGAGCGGGTCTTCGAGGACGGTACGCGGCTGGAGATCCCCCTCGGCGCGATGTGCCGCAAGGGTCTCGCCCCCTACTTCGACTCCGACGACGTCTTCCTGATCACCAAGCAGGGCCTGGACTTCTTCCACGACCACTTCGACTACCCGTACCCGTTCGGGAAGTACGACCAGGCGTTCGTGCCCGAGTACAACCTCGGCGCGATGGAGAACCCGGGGCTCGTCACCTTCCGCGAGGAGTTCATCTTCCGGGGCAAGGTCACGCGGGCGTCGTACGAGCGGCGGGCGAACGTCGTCCTGCACGAGATGGCGCACATGTGGTTCGGCGACCTCGTGACCATGGTGTGGTGGGACGACCTGTGGCTGAAGGAGTCCTTCGCCGACTTCATGGGCTCCTTCTCGATGGTCGAGGCGACCCGCTTCACCAACGGCTGGGTCACCTTCGCCAACAACCGCAAGTCCTGGGCGTACCGCGCCGACCAGCTGCCCTCCACCCACCCCGTCACGGCCGACATCCGTGACCTGGAGGACGCGAAGCTCAACTTCGACGGCATCACGTACGCCAAGGGCGCCTCCGTGCTCAAGCAGCTGGTGGCGTACGTGGGGCGCGAGGCCTTCCTGGAGGGCGCCCGGCGCTACTTCAAGCGGAACGCGTACGGCAACACGAAGCTGGGCGACCTGCTGTCGGTGCTCGAGGAGACCAGCGGGCGGGACATGGTGTCCTGGTCGCGGGCGTGGCTCCAGACGGCGGGGGTCAACTCCCTCACTCCGCAGGTGCTTCTCGACGCCGACGGCCGGATCGACGAGCTGGCCGTGGTGCAGGAGGCGGCCGAGTCGCACCCCGAACTGCGGCCGCACCGGGTGGCGATCGGCCTGTACCGGCGCAACGGCGAAGGCGACGCGCTGGAGCGGTACGCGCGGGCGGAGGTCGATGTGGACGGCCCGCGTACGGTCGTGGGCGAGCTGGCCGGGGCCGAGGCGCCCGAGCTGGTGCTGGTCAACGACGACGACCTGACGT
Proteins encoded:
- a CDS encoding ABC transporter permease, which translates into the protein MSAVTTSAARVRTTAVGTVEAVEETSQVRRRRRLSPGKRLPASRLVGPVLFLALWAVASAAGQLDPAAIPAPWTVLETGVRLWTGGTLTTDITTSLQRAGSGFVIGLTAGVALALASGLSRVGEALIDGTVQLNRAIPTLGLIPLFILWLGIGETFKIAIIAIVVYIPIYLNTHAALAGIDSRFVELAEVQGLSRLQFVRQIVIPGALPGFFVGLRLGVTGSWLGLVVLEQINATNGLGYMMFQAQNYGQSDVILVGLVVYGIFGLISDSAVRLIERRVLSWRRTLSS
- a CDS encoding ABC transporter ATP-binding protein, with product MATHAEQLTNTGRTATPEPRTATATRPAVQLRALTRSFDGRKVLDGIDLDIPAGQFVALLGHSGSGKSTLLRAVAGLDHEVVGSGRLTAPARVSVVFQDSRLLPWRRVLDNVLLGAEGKEAAARGRERAWPNELSGGEAQRAALARSLVRDPELLLADEPFGALDALTRIRMHTLLRQLWEHHKPSVLLVTHDVDEAIVLADRVLVLEQGRIGLDLTIDRPHPRSYRDPLLGEYRERLLIALGVTEDHQ
- a CDS encoding LLM class flavin-dependent oxidoreductase, encoding MTSRQLHLNAFLMHTGHHEASWRLPESDPYAHVELDHYVRLARIAERGTFDSLFLADGPQLWGSVGQRPAGALEPLTLLTALATATQHIGLIATASTSYNSPYNLARKFASLDILSGGRAGWNIVTTAGAEAARNFGLDAEPAHAQRYARASEFLDVALKLWDSWEDDAIVADKASGVWADDTKIHPPRHRGTYFSVEGPLNVPRSPQGYPLLVQAGSSEDGKTFAARYAEAVFTAQQTIEDAQAFYADLKSRTAATGRDPEHIKVLPGIVPVLGSTEAEARAAERVLEDHIVYTHGVGNLERLLQLDAGTLELDAPLPDGLPPESAIEGAKSRYTLVVELARRDRLTVRELIGRLGGGRGHLTFAGTPEQVADKIETWFTRGAADGFNIMPAVLPSGLDAFVDHVVPILRARGLLRTEYGPRRTLRDRYGLPRPANQHVSTSAPALV
- a CDS encoding TauD/TfdA dioxygenase family protein, coding for MTCPNHCGGWPTACGPSTPTTTTTRCRTRRSTRSGPSSAPGSRRSSTARSTRWSASTLPHFSTSLEAGGPPSGERGLFIGGFAQRIVGLSLGESRKLLDLLRSYVTRPENVLRHRWSENQLVVFDNRITQHYAIDNYDGLPRRLHRVTVAGDVPAGIEGTESHSVEGDASHYTSVASQPVPVPVAA
- a CDS encoding superoxide dismutase, giving the protein MPVYTLPELPYDYAALAPVISPEIIELHHDKHHAAYVKGANDTLDQLAEARDKETWGAINGLEKNLAFHLSGHILHSIYWQNMTGDGGGEPLAADGVGELADAITESFGSFAGFKAQLTKASATTQGSGWGVLAYEPLSGRLIVEQVYDHQGNVGQGTTPILVFDAWEHAFYLQYKNQKVDFIDAMWAVVDWQDVSRRYEAAKSRAGVLLLAP
- a CDS encoding DsbA family protein, which gives rise to MSEQTSGKTPVDFWFDPLCPWAWMTSRWVLEVEKVRDIEVRWHVMSLAVLNEPKIDDLPEEYRELLATKAWGPVRIVIAAQQEHGAKVLGDLYTAIGTRAHNQGLGIEKDVVAAAVAEVGLPESLMEHWDSTPYEAELRASHKEGIDKVGQDVGTPVIAVPGADGEQIAFFGPVVTPAPKGEEAAKLWDGTLLVASVPGFYELKRTRTKGPDFSNLV
- the pepN gene encoding aminopeptidase N, which produces MPGENLSRDEAQERAALLAVDGYEVSLDLRSAVGDTDGHSGEPRTFRSVTTIRFRCADPGAGSFADLIAPSVTAVSLNGKDLDPSEVFDGSRIALDDLAAENELVVDARCAYSRTGEGLHRFVDPEDGEVYLYTQYEPADSRRVFANFEQPDLKAPFRFEVRAPEGWVVWSNGVGEQTDGVWRFAETKPISTYITAVVAGPYHYVTDTYERVFEDGTRLEIPLGAMCRKGLAPYFDSDDVFLITKQGLDFFHDHFDYPYPFGKYDQAFVPEYNLGAMENPGLVTFREEFIFRGKVTRASYERRANVVLHEMAHMWFGDLVTMVWWDDLWLKESFADFMGSFSMVEATRFTNGWVTFANNRKSWAYRADQLPSTHPVTADIRDLEDAKLNFDGITYAKGASVLKQLVAYVGREAFLEGARRYFKRNAYGNTKLGDLLSVLEETSGRDMVSWSRAWLQTAGVNSLTPQVLLDADGRIDELAVVQEAAESHPELRPHRVAIGLYRRNGEGDALERYARAEVDVDGPRTVVGELAGAEAPELVLVNDDDLTYCKIRFDAGSLDTLRAGLGDVSDPLARALCWSALWNLTRDALLPARDFVDLVLRFAGRESDIGVLQMLHAWAGSALTHYAAPQWREAGGRLLAEGALRELRAAEAGSQHQLTWARFLASVASGEGDLGVLQGLLAGTEKVDGLDVDQELRWAFLEPLATHGVADERVLAAELARDDTASGKRHQVRCLAARPSAAVKAQAWASVVESDTLSNALAEATITGFTRPSQRELVAPYAAKYFEVIERVWAERSIQIGMDVVRGLFPSLQDSQGTLDTTDAWLASHEGAAPALRRLVLEARDDLARGLRGQACDAAAGTGAAG